The Gemmatimonadales bacterium genome has a segment encoding these proteins:
- a CDS encoding lysylphosphatidylglycerol synthase domain-containing protein — translation MSRRARVALLLVGTALFVFLLLHLGPGRLLQNLRETGWMLAPIVAVYAAVYACYALACWLVMADQPGRPPYARTWAIMISGFALNSVTPVVQLGGEPFKIGALTSWLGPRPAAGTVLTYYMLTTLSNMLTWLLAIVLVLSLFRPAAPVALGLAVAAATLAGLVVFVFSRHRAGIFGLALAALSRLPLLRRAARALEGRRDTLMQLDEQIAGFYHRSPVRFFVALAIDFAGRAIGMLEYYLVARSVGASIGFLQAFLMGSFITLGLNLLFFVPFDLGSREGGTGLIFGVLGLPSSLGIYAGIVTRLRWAVWIAVGLALLPVASGRRSGHAAAGAVAGRGG, via the coding sequence ATGAGCCGACGCGCGCGGGTCGCCCTGCTGCTCGTCGGCACCGCGCTGTTCGTATTCCTGCTCCTGCACCTCGGCCCGGGCCGGCTGCTGCAGAACCTGCGCGAGACGGGCTGGATGCTCGCGCCGATCGTCGCGGTGTACGCAGCCGTCTATGCGTGCTACGCGCTGGCCTGCTGGCTGGTGATGGCCGACCAGCCGGGCCGGCCGCCTTACGCCCGCACCTGGGCCATCATGATCTCCGGGTTCGCGCTCAACTCCGTGACGCCGGTCGTCCAGCTCGGCGGCGAGCCGTTCAAGATCGGCGCGCTCACCTCGTGGCTGGGCCCGCGCCCGGCCGCGGGCACCGTGCTCACCTACTACATGCTCACGACGCTGAGCAACATGCTCACCTGGCTGCTGGCCATCGTGCTGGTGCTGTCGCTGTTCCGGCCGGCCGCACCGGTGGCCCTCGGCCTGGCGGTGGCGGCCGCGACGCTGGCGGGTCTCGTGGTGTTCGTGTTCTCCCGCCACCGCGCCGGGATCTTCGGCCTGGCGCTCGCGGCCCTCTCGCGACTGCCGCTGCTCCGTCGTGCGGCCCGGGCGCTGGAGGGCCGGCGCGACACGCTGATGCAGCTCGACGAGCAGATCGCGGGCTTCTACCACCGCAGCCCGGTGCGCTTCTTCGTGGCGCTGGCCATCGACTTCGCCGGTCGCGCCATCGGGATGCTGGAGTACTACCTCGTCGCGCGCAGCGTGGGGGCGTCGATCGGATTCCTGCAGGCGTTCCTGATGGGGAGCTTCATCACGCTCGGCCTCAACCTGCTGTTCTTCGTGCCGTTCGATCTCGGATCGCGCGAGGGTGGCACGGGTCTGATCTTCGGTGTCCTGGGCCTGCCGTCGTCCCTCGGCATCTACGCGGGCATCGTGACGCGGCTGCGCTGGGCGGTGTGGATCGCCGTCGGGCTCGCGCTCCTGCCGGTCGCCAGCGGGCGGCGGTCCGGGCACGCGGCCGCGGGCGCCGTCGCGGGGCGCGGGGGCTAG